TGGAAGTTCCACTTGGGCGCGGGGTGGTCCTTCGACAGGAACGCGTAGACGGGCGACTGGCCGTCTCCCTTCGTCTTCACCTTCTCGAACATGGGGAAGGTGACCTTGAAGCGCAGCTCGCAGAACTTCTTGATCTCCTCCGACGAGCCCGGCTCCTGCCCGCCGAAGTCGTTGGACGGGAAGCCCGCCACGACGAGCCCCTTGTCCTTGTACGCCTGGTGGAGCTTCTCCAGGCCCGCGTACTGCGGCGTGTAGCCACATTCGGAAGCGGTGTTCACCACCAGGACGACCTTGCCCTGGTAGCTGGACAGCTTCTCGGGCTTGCCGTCGAGCCGGTTGGCGGAGAGGTCATGGAAGGACATGGGCTTCTTCTCGCTCGGGGTTTCGGACTTCGCGG
This genomic window from Myxococcus hansupus contains:
- a CDS encoding glutathione peroxidase, whose translation is MKTLPLLSLTAALAVSPALAAKPAAPKPPTAKSETPSEKKPMSFHDLSANRLDGKPEKLSSYQGKVVLVVNTASECGYTPQYAGLEKLHQAYKDKGLVVAGFPSNDFGGQEPGSSEEIKKFCELRFKVTFPMFEKVKTKGDGQSPVYAFLSKDHPAPKWNFHKYVVGKDGQVKAAFPSAVTPDSAELKAAIDSALAQP